A region of uncultured Draconibacterium sp. DNA encodes the following proteins:
- a CDS encoding Gfo/Idh/MocA family oxidoreductase, whose translation MEEKSKMTSVSRRAFLGTTAAAAAGFTIVPRHAVAGLGHKAPSDKLNIAGVGVGGMGFANLKNLESENIVGLCDVDWKYSAPVFERYSGAKRYKDWRRMYDELGDSIDGVVVATADHTHAIVAAHAITMGKHVYVQKPLTHSVYESRLLTKLADKYKVATSMGNQGSSGEGVNLTTEWIANGEIGEVTKVEAFTDRPIWPQGLNTPERGDWVPETLDWDLFTGPAKMRPYNQVYHPWNWRGWWDYGTGALGDMACHILHPVFIGLDLGYPIHTQGNSTLLLQDCAPTAQSVKLTYPERKASADKPWKGLKKNTLPQVDVHWYDGGIKPMLPEGWPDGKNPNDQGGGVIFHGTKDKLICGCYGVNPWLLSGRTPDSPKFRRRVETSHEMDWVRACKESAENRVPTASDFKEAGPFNEMVVMGVLGVRLQSLNKELDWDGENMQFTNLTDSEEIKVVIKDGFEIHDGHPTFHKTWTDPVPAKDFAAELIKHTYRKPWSLPDMPA comes from the coding sequence ATGGAGGAAAAATCAAAAATGACATCTGTATCAAGAAGAGCATTTCTTGGTACAACAGCAGCTGCGGCTGCAGGATTTACAATTGTTCCGCGCCACGCAGTAGCAGGGCTTGGTCATAAAGCACCAAGTGACAAATTAAACATTGCAGGTGTTGGTGTTGGAGGTATGGGTTTTGCTAACTTAAAAAACCTGGAGTCTGAAAACATCGTTGGTTTGTGTGACGTTGACTGGAAGTACTCAGCACCTGTATTCGAAAGATACTCGGGCGCCAAAAGGTACAAAGACTGGCGGAGAATGTATGACGAGCTGGGAGACAGCATTGATGGTGTAGTTGTTGCAACTGCCGACCACACACACGCCATTGTTGCAGCTCATGCAATTACTATGGGCAAACACGTTTATGTGCAAAAGCCTTTAACTCACTCAGTTTACGAATCTCGCTTACTTACCAAACTGGCCGACAAGTACAAAGTGGCCACATCAATGGGTAACCAGGGTTCTTCGGGCGAAGGTGTAAACCTTACCACCGAATGGATCGCTAACGGCGAAATTGGTGAAGTAACAAAAGTGGAAGCATTTACCGACCGTCCTATCTGGCCTCAGGGTTTAAACACTCCTGAAAGAGGCGACTGGGTTCCTGAGACATTGGATTGGGATCTGTTTACCGGTCCTGCAAAAATGCGTCCTTACAACCAGGTTTACCACCCATGGAACTGGCGTGGCTGGTGGGATTATGGTACTGGTGCTCTTGGCGATATGGCTTGCCATATTCTTCACCCGGTATTTATTGGGCTTGATTTAGGTTATCCTATTCACACTCAAGGAAACTCAACATTGCTGTTACAAGACTGTGCTCCTACTGCCCAGTCGGTAAAACTGACTTACCCAGAACGTAAGGCAAGTGCAGACAAACCATGGAAAGGCTTGAAGAAAAATACACTTCCTCAGGTTGATGTACACTGGTACGATGGTGGAATTAAGCCAATGCTTCCTGAAGGATGGCCAGATGGTAAAAATCCGAACGACCAGGGTGGTGGTGTAATTTTCCACGGAACAAAAGACAAACTGATTTGCGGATGTTACGGTGTAAACCCATGGTTATTATCGGGTCGCACACCTGATTCTCCGAAATTCCGTCGCCGTGTAGAAACCAGCCACGAAATGGATTGGGTACGTGCTTGTAAAGAAAGTGCTGAAAACCGTGTTCCAACTGCATCAGACTTTAAAGAAGCTGGACCATTCAACGAAATGGTTGTAATGGGCGTTCTTGGCGTTCGTTTACAGTCGCTGAATAAAGAACTGGATTGGGATGGCGAAAACATGCAATTCACCAACCTTACCGACAGTGAAGAAATCAAAGTTGTTATTAAAGACGGTTTTGAAATTCACGATGGTCACCCAACGTTCCACAAAACGTGGACTGATCCTGTTCCTGCAAAAGACTTTGCAGCTGAATTGATCAAGCATACTTACCGTAAGCCTTGGAGTTTACCTGATATGCCGGCATAA
- the pepE gene encoding dipeptidase PepE, whose translation MKLLLLSNSTMPGEPYLDYPKNEIKKFLGEKSVTAVFIPYAAVTFSFDTYCEKVEERFAELGHHIKGIHTFKNPVKAIEEAEAIVVGGGNTWQLVRMMHDQKLMNPIRERVYNGAPYIGWSAGSNVACPTLRTTNDMPIIDPLGFDCINMVPFQINPHYLDANPEGHGGETREQRISEFLEINPKCYVAGLREGTMFKVEDGKIELIGDRSCRIFKKGQEPYELKAGDDFSFLLP comes from the coding sequence ATGAAGTTATTACTGCTAAGCAACTCAACAATGCCGGGCGAACCTTACCTGGATTACCCGAAAAATGAGATAAAAAAATTCCTGGGAGAAAAGTCGGTAACTGCGGTTTTTATTCCGTATGCAGCCGTTACTTTTTCGTTTGATACCTACTGCGAAAAGGTGGAAGAGCGTTTTGCCGAACTGGGGCATCACATTAAAGGTATTCATACATTTAAAAATCCGGTGAAAGCAATTGAAGAAGCCGAAGCCATTGTTGTTGGTGGTGGAAACACCTGGCAACTGGTTCGTATGATGCACGATCAGAAGTTAATGAATCCGATTCGCGAACGCGTATACAACGGAGCACCGTACATTGGCTGGAGTGCCGGATCGAACGTGGCCTGCCCAACACTGCGTACCACCAACGATATGCCGATCATCGATCCGCTGGGATTTGACTGTATAAATATGGTACCGTTCCAGATCAATCCGCACTACCTCGATGCCAATCCTGAAGGACACGGTGGCGAAACCCGGGAGCAGCGTATTTCTGAATTCCTTGAGATTAATCCGAAGTGTTACGTTGCCGGTTTGCGCGAAGGAACCATGTTTAAAGTGGAAGACGGAAAAATTGAACTGATTGGTGACAGAAGTTGCCGGATCTTTAAAAAAGGGCAGGAACCTTATGAGTTAAAGGCCGGCGACGATTTTAGCTTTTTGCTACCATAA
- a CDS encoding creatininase family protein — MNAKPYVLEQTNWKQVKNQKYDVAILPWGATEPHNYHLPYGTDSLETAKIAEQAAGKAWEKGAKIMVLPVIPLGAQNMGQIDMPFCLHTKPSTQLIILKDLLTALSGQGIKKLVLMNGHGGNDFKPLVRELQPQFPDVFISLVEWFRMLDQEDYFEESGDHANEMETSIIMHFFPELVLPLNEAGDGEAKSLKLEGLKNKTAWAPRQWDKVSADTGVGNPRKATAEKGKKFVEDITTQIAGYFVELAACDLEDMYE; from the coding sequence ATGAATGCTAAACCTTACGTGTTGGAACAAACCAACTGGAAACAAGTAAAAAATCAAAAATACGATGTGGCTATTTTGCCCTGGGGAGCCACCGAACCACACAACTACCATTTACCATACGGAACCGATTCGCTTGAAACGGCTAAAATTGCCGAGCAGGCAGCGGGTAAAGCCTGGGAAAAAGGCGCAAAAATAATGGTGCTTCCGGTAATTCCGCTGGGCGCACAAAACATGGGGCAGATTGATATGCCGTTTTGTTTGCACACCAAACCGTCTACACAACTGATAATTCTGAAAGACTTGTTAACTGCTTTAAGTGGGCAAGGCATAAAAAAGCTGGTGCTGATGAACGGTCATGGCGGAAATGATTTTAAGCCACTGGTGCGCGAGTTACAACCTCAGTTTCCCGATGTGTTTATTTCGTTGGTAGAGTGGTTTCGGATGCTTGATCAGGAAGATTATTTTGAGGAATCCGGCGACCATGCCAACGAAATGGAAACAAGTATAATCATGCATTTTTTCCCGGAATTGGTACTACCGCTTAATGAGGCCGGTGATGGAGAAGCAAAATCGTTAAAACTGGAAGGATTAAAAAACAAAACTGCCTGGGCACCCCGCCAGTGGGACAAAGTTTCAGCTGATACCGGTGTTGGAAACCCCAGGAAAGCCACTGCCGAAAAAGGTAAAAAGTTTGTAGAAGATATAACCACACAAATAGCGGGTTATTTTGTGGAGCTGGCGGCTTGTGATCTTGAGGATATGTATGAGTAA
- a CDS encoding glycoside hydrolase family 30 protein, with product MKNILKTVVGVFAVSVLFIAGCTSREVNKDVDQSPVVVNPEKVSVYVTAKDTNLRLETIGEFSLETTDQPLETQPFVLIDPAKQFQTIEGIGAALTDAAAETFYKMPRNVRKEILTAFYDPEIGIGYNFSRTNIASCDFSSASYNYVEENDSLLTTFNVQHDEQYRIPFIKEAIEAAGGELKMFVTPWSPPAWMKSNNNVLLGGKLLEQFKPAWANYYVKFIEEYEKHNIPVWGLSVQNEPMAVQRWESCVYTADEERDFIKKYLGPTLHSNGMGDKKLIAWDHNRDQVYQRATTILSDPEAAKYVWGIGFHWYEPWTGGDMQFENTKLVNDAFPDKKLIFTEGCVEAFDINRVNDWALGERYGYSMLNDFNSGTVAWTDWNIILDETGGPNHVGNFCFAPIHANTQTGELIYTNSYYYIGHFSKFVKEGARRIAASSSRTDLQATAFVNPDGSIAVVVLNRSDEKFNYRLMINGKSTDLESLPHSIMTITI from the coding sequence ATGAAGAATATTTTGAAAACAGTGGTTGGAGTTTTTGCTGTATCGGTTTTATTTATTGCCGGATGCACAAGCAGGGAAGTAAATAAGGATGTGGATCAATCGCCGGTAGTTGTAAATCCCGAAAAAGTAAGTGTGTACGTAACGGCAAAAGATACCAATCTGAGGTTAGAAACAATTGGCGAATTTAGCTTGGAAACTACCGACCAGCCTCTGGAAACACAGCCTTTTGTCCTGATTGATCCGGCAAAACAGTTTCAAACCATCGAAGGAATTGGAGCGGCTTTAACGGATGCTGCGGCCGAAACATTTTATAAAATGCCAAGAAACGTTCGGAAAGAAATACTTACTGCGTTTTACGACCCGGAGATAGGAATAGGCTATAACTTTTCGCGTACAAATATTGCCAGCTGCGATTTTTCGAGCGCTTCATACAACTATGTAGAAGAGAATGATTCGCTGCTGACCACTTTTAACGTTCAGCACGACGAACAATACCGTATTCCGTTTATAAAAGAAGCTATTGAAGCGGCAGGTGGCGAATTGAAGATGTTTGTTACCCCCTGGAGCCCTCCGGCATGGATGAAAAGCAATAATAACGTTTTGCTGGGGGGAAAACTGCTGGAGCAGTTTAAACCGGCCTGGGCAAACTATTACGTGAAGTTTATCGAGGAGTACGAAAAACACAACATTCCGGTTTGGGGCCTTTCGGTACAAAACGAACCTATGGCTGTTCAAAGGTGGGAATCATGTGTGTATACTGCCGATGAGGAGCGCGATTTTATAAAGAAATACCTTGGACCCACTTTACACAGTAATGGAATGGGAGATAAAAAACTAATCGCCTGGGATCATAACCGCGATCAGGTTTATCAGCGGGCTACAACGATTTTAAGCGATCCGGAAGCTGCAAAATATGTTTGGGGCATTGGCTTTCACTGGTACGAACCCTGGACCGGTGGCGATATGCAGTTTGAAAACACAAAACTGGTAAACGATGCTTTCCCCGATAAAAAACTCATTTTTACAGAAGGCTGTGTTGAAGCTTTTGATATTAACCGGGTTAACGACTGGGCTTTGGGCGAACGTTATGGCTATTCGATGTTGAATGATTTTAACAGCGGAACTGTTGCATGGACTGACTGGAATATCATACTGGACGAAACCGGCGGACCAAACCATGTTGGCAACTTTTGTTTTGCACCGATACACGCCAATACGCAAACCGGCGAGTTAATTTATACCAATAGCTACTATTACATCGGACATTTTTCGAAGTTTGTAAAAGAAGGAGCAAGGAGAATTGCAGCATCGTCGAGTCGCACCGATTTGCAGGCAACTGCTTTTGTAAATCCTGATGGTTCGATTGCTGTTGTTGTACTGAACAGGTCTGACGAAAAATTCAACTACCGATTGATGATCAATGGCAAATCAACCGACCTGGAAAGTTTACCTCATTCGATAATGACGATTACGATCTAA
- a CDS encoding OsmC family peroxiredoxin, protein MSVRKVNSVWNGTLKEGKGNMNITGYSGPFTFASRFENGKGTNPEELVGAAHSGCFSMFLAALISGEGLTPESVETEAAVTLGEVDGGPAITNIKLTNVTKCEGLSQEKFAELSAAAKAKCPISRLYAGGTAEIELDAKLV, encoded by the coding sequence ATGTCAGTAAGAAAAGTAAACTCAGTTTGGAACGGAACTCTTAAAGAGGGAAAAGGAAATATGAACATCACCGGTTACAGCGGGCCGTTTACTTTTGCATCTCGTTTCGAGAATGGAAAAGGAACTAACCCTGAAGAACTGGTAGGTGCAGCACACTCAGGATGTTTCTCAATGTTTTTGGCCGCTTTAATCAGTGGTGAAGGATTAACTCCTGAAAGCGTTGAAACAGAAGCAGCAGTTACTCTTGGTGAGGTAGATGGCGGACCGGCCATTACCAACATTAAATTAACCAACGTTACAAAATGCGAAGGTTTGTCGCAAGAGAAATTTGCCGAACTTTCAGCAGCTGCTAAAGCAAAATGCCCAATCTCGCGTTTGTATGCCGGTGGTACTGCCGAAATTGAATTAGACGCAAAATTGGTTTAA
- a CDS encoding peroxiredoxin translates to MKSVGDKFPKFKKTAVLADNQFGEVTSEDHKKAGKWMVIYFYPKDFTFVCPTEIVEFNNNHAKFEELNAELYGVSTDTAEVHLAWKSNDPRLANLTYPLIEDTSKSLSKKLGILQPGSVAYRATFIVDPEGKIQWVNCNNDATGRNVAEVLRALEATQNPGLTGCNWQPGDNTL, encoded by the coding sequence ATGAAATCAGTAGGAGATAAATTTCCAAAGTTTAAAAAGACTGCAGTATTAGCAGACAACCAGTTCGGAGAAGTAACATCAGAAGATCATAAAAAAGCAGGCAAGTGGATGGTAATCTACTTTTACCCAAAAGATTTTACTTTTGTGTGCCCAACCGAAATTGTGGAGTTTAACAACAACCACGCAAAATTTGAAGAGTTAAATGCTGAGTTATATGGTGTGTCAACCGATACTGCCGAAGTTCACCTGGCATGGAAATCGAACGACCCTCGTTTGGCCAATCTTACTTACCCGTTAATCGAGGATACTTCGAAGTCATTGTCTAAAAAATTGGGTATCTTACAACCTGGAAGCGTTGCTTACCGTGCTACATTTATTGTTGATCCTGAAGGAAAAATCCAATGGGTAAACTGTAATAACGATGCAACCGGCCGTAACGTTGCCGAAGTATTAAGAGCTTTGGAAGCTACTCAAAATCCTGGTTTAACCGGATGTAACTGGCAGCCAGGAGACAATACACTATAG
- a CDS encoding LytTR family DNA-binding domain-containing protein, whose translation MKVVIVEDEHLAAEKLLQQLNSISPEAEVLAVLESVEESVNWFAEHPSPDLVFMDIQLDDGLSFEVFDELEIKAPIIFTTAFDEYAIRAFKVNSVDYLLKPIELEALRSALGKYTELYGQHQLLEDKVAKVIEQLSRTYKSRFFIKIGNRFQSIQVSKICCFFVQERSTFIKTMEGKTYDLDFSLDQLQKMVDPDQFFRISRNYLVNINCINEIIGYSSTRLKLKLAAELGEDVIVSRDKVSGFKKWMDK comes from the coding sequence ATGAAGGTAGTAATTGTAGAAGACGAGCATCTTGCTGCTGAAAAACTTTTGCAGCAATTGAATTCCATTTCCCCGGAAGCGGAGGTGCTTGCGGTGTTGGAATCGGTGGAAGAATCGGTCAACTGGTTTGCTGAGCATCCTTCTCCCGATTTGGTTTTTATGGATATTCAGCTCGACGACGGCCTTTCGTTTGAAGTTTTTGATGAACTGGAAATTAAAGCCCCGATAATTTTTACCACTGCTTTTGACGAATACGCCATCCGCGCCTTTAAAGTAAACAGCGTCGACTACCTGCTAAAACCTATCGAGTTGGAAGCTTTGCGTTCGGCTTTGGGAAAGTATACGGAGTTGTATGGTCAGCACCAACTGCTGGAAGACAAGGTGGCGAAAGTGATCGAACAGTTGTCGAGAACTTACAAATCGCGGTTCTTTATTAAAATCGGCAACCGCTTTCAGTCTATCCAGGTGAGTAAAATCTGTTGCTTTTTTGTGCAGGAGCGCAGTACTTTTATTAAGACCATGGAAGGCAAAACGTACGACCTTGATTTTTCGCTCGATCAGCTACAAAAAATGGTCGACCCCGATCAATTCTTCCGCATCAGCCGTAATTACCTGGTAAACATTAACTGCATAAACGAAATTATTGGCTACTCCTCCACCCGGCTAAAACTAAAACTGGCTGCCGAACTGGGCGAAGATGTTATTGTAAGCCGCGATAAGGTTTCGGGTTTTAAGAAGTGGATGGATAAGTGA
- a CDS encoding histidine kinase, which translates to MVNFKLNKQTKKQVLRHLAILAGAVAISIVFSLVLMQRILHPGIWNMLLLTFIQLELFIYLGNRFFKSVDPDSPGAIRKTIIRLVLFYFTVLLIASALFLTLFVWHFWRGGAPFSEFIPSLMHAELRSFLTAAGIGFAIGALFFFYTQWADTVKRMQKLKEEKLIFQYETLKTQVNPHFLFNSLNTLSSLVNSDPALSDKFIHKLSAVYRYVLENQEKDLVPLDAEMGFVKDFFYLQKIRDGEKIELKIDFEDMGSAKIIPVSLQMLVENAIKHNVATRKEPLLITIHFEGMDKLVVRNDLRQRMQLATSSKIGLKNLNERCKLILNSAIETQETADEFIVKVPLKLNDQNK; encoded by the coding sequence ATGGTGAACTTTAAGCTAAATAAACAAACGAAAAAACAAGTGCTCAGGCATCTGGCCATCCTGGCGGGCGCCGTGGCTATCAGCATTGTTTTTAGCCTGGTGCTTATGCAACGCATCTTGCACCCGGGTATCTGGAACATGCTACTTTTAACCTTTATCCAGCTGGAGTTGTTTATATACCTGGGCAACCGTTTTTTCAAGTCGGTCGATCCCGATTCTCCGGGAGCTATAAGGAAAACCATCATTCGTTTGGTTCTCTTTTACTTTACGGTGTTGCTTATTGCCTCAGCATTGTTCCTTACACTTTTCGTCTGGCACTTTTGGCGTGGCGGAGCACCATTTTCCGAGTTTATCCCCAGCCTTATGCATGCCGAGTTGCGGTCGTTTTTAACGGCTGCCGGAATTGGTTTTGCCATTGGTGCCCTCTTCTTTTTCTACACGCAATGGGCCGACACTGTAAAACGTATGCAGAAACTAAAGGAAGAGAAACTTATTTTTCAGTACGAGACATTAAAAACGCAGGTGAATCCGCATTTCCTCTTTAACAGTTTAAACACCTTGTCGTCGCTGGTAAACTCCGATCCCGCGTTGTCGGATAAATTTATTCATAAGCTTTCGGCCGTGTACCGTTATGTGCTCGAGAACCAGGAGAAAGACCTGGTGCCACTGGACGCCGAAATGGGATTTGTAAAAGACTTTTTCTACCTGCAAAAAATTCGCGACGGCGAGAAAATAGAACTCAAGATCGATTTTGAGGACATGGGATCAGCAAAGATTATTCCGGTGTCGTTGCAAATGCTGGTTGAAAACGCCATAAAACACAACGTTGCCACGCGTAAAGAGCCGCTGCTGATCACCATTCATTTTGAAGGAATGGACAAACTAGTAGTGCGAAACGACCTGCGCCAACGGATGCAACTGGCCACCTCATCGAAGATTGGCTTAAAAAACCTGAACGAACGTTGTAAGCTCATCCTGAACAGTGCTATTGAAACACAGGAAACTGCTGATGAATTTATAGTGAAAGTGCCATTAAAACTGAACGATCAAAACAAATGA
- a CDS encoding DEAD/DEAH box helicase — MSLFETMGLKAEILGAIQELGFENPTPIQEQTIPFLLENDQDMVALAQTGTGKTAAFGLPIVQQFDSSVKAPQALILSPTRELALQIAKDLENFSKNIKGAKIATLYGGSDIRKQIKELESGAQIVVGTPGRTLDLIKRSKLKVNEIQWLVLDEADEMLSMGFKDDLDAILKDTPAEKQTLLFSATMPKEIVRIANTYMANPHEVTVGKRNTAAENVEHNYYLVHAKDRYIALKRIADINPNIYGIIFCRTRAETKDVADKLMQDGYNADALHGDLSQAQRDHVMSRFRSKHLQMLVATDVAARGLDVNELTHVINYNLPDDPEVYIHRSGRTGRAGKKGISITLIHMREKGKLREVEKKMGKQFTKIPVPLGKEICEKQLFNLIDRVEKVEVNNEQIGEFMPVIYKKLAWLEREELIKHFVSVEFNRFLQYYENAKDINVDEAREKESMRNDRGDRRRGGRDGRERGDRGNRERGGDRERGDRGRARRGNGGNMSRFFFSLGKKSGVNKRAIIDLINQNTPGKSIDIGSIEVLKGFSFFEIDSNYEKEITKAFKNARFRGQKVNIEVANKKK, encoded by the coding sequence ATGAGTTTATTCGAAACAATGGGGTTAAAAGCCGAAATCCTGGGGGCGATCCAGGAACTTGGTTTTGAGAATCCCACGCCAATCCAGGAACAAACAATTCCGTTTCTACTGGAAAACGATCAGGATATGGTTGCCTTGGCACAAACAGGAACGGGAAAAACAGCGGCATTTGGCTTACCCATTGTTCAGCAGTTCGATAGTTCGGTAAAAGCCCCACAGGCTTTAATACTTAGTCCGACACGCGAGCTTGCTTTACAAATAGCAAAAGACCTTGAGAATTTCTCGAAAAATATTAAAGGAGCAAAAATTGCCACTTTATATGGCGGCTCCGACATCAGGAAACAGATTAAAGAGCTTGAGAGTGGTGCCCAAATCGTTGTGGGAACTCCGGGCCGTACACTCGACCTGATAAAAAGGAGTAAATTAAAAGTAAACGAAATCCAGTGGTTGGTACTCGACGAGGCCGACGAAATGCTTTCGATGGGATTTAAGGACGACCTTGATGCCATTTTGAAAGATACTCCGGCAGAAAAACAAACACTGTTGTTTTCGGCAACTATGCCAAAAGAGATCGTACGAATTGCCAATACATACATGGCCAATCCGCACGAAGTTACAGTGGGTAAAAGAAACACTGCCGCTGAAAACGTAGAGCACAACTATTACCTGGTACACGCCAAAGACCGTTACATTGCTTTAAAACGTATTGCTGATATTAACCCGAACATTTACGGGATTATTTTCTGCCGTACACGTGCCGAAACTAAAGATGTGGCCGACAAACTAATGCAGGACGGATACAATGCCGACGCTTTGCACGGCGATTTGTCGCAGGCACAACGCGACCACGTTATGTCGCGTTTCCGTAGCAAACACCTGCAAATGCTGGTGGCTACCGATGTGGCTGCACGCGGACTGGATGTAAACGAACTGACCCACGTTATTAACTATAACCTGCCCGACGACCCTGAAGTGTATATTCACCGAAGCGGAAGGACAGGACGTGCCGGTAAAAAAGGAATTTCCATTACACTGATTCATATGCGCGAGAAAGGTAAACTTCGCGAGGTGGAAAAGAAAATGGGCAAACAATTCACAAAAATTCCGGTTCCGCTGGGAAAAGAAATTTGCGAAAAGCAGCTTTTCAACCTCATCGACAGAGTGGAAAAAGTGGAAGTGAACAACGAGCAAATTGGCGAATTTATGCCGGTTATTTACAAAAAACTGGCCTGGCTGGAGCGCGAAGAGCTGATCAAACACTTTGTATCGGTAGAGTTTAACCGCTTTTTACAATACTACGAAAACGCCAAGGATATTAACGTTGACGAGGCACGCGAAAAAGAATCGATGCGTAACGATCGTGGCGACCGCCGCAGAGGAGGACGTGACGGACGCGAACGTGGTGACCGTGGAAACCGCGAGCGCGGCGGAGACCGCGAACGCGGAGATCGTGGCAGAGCACGAAGAGGCAACGGCGGCAACATGTCGCGTTTCTTCTTTAGCCTGGGCAAAAAGAGCGGAGTTAACAAACGTGCAATTATCGATCTGATTAACCAGAACACCCCGGGAAAAAGTATCGATATTGGCAGCATTGAAGTGCTGAAAGGTTTCTCATTCTTCGAGATCGACTCGAACTACGAGAAAGAAATTACAAAAGCTTTCAAAAATGCCCGTTTCAGAGGCCAGAAAGTAAATATTGAAGTAGCAAATAAGAAGAAATAG
- a CDS encoding outer membrane beta-barrel protein, whose amino-acid sequence MKHRKPMKRILQTQILLMLFLCFSGFEIKAQDNDSIVPIENPLRFLRKIDLSEVTHNGLKLWQDDFSGHWVGIDFGFNMLLNEDYSGYESEFMDNDIFRSNSAYFNFLQQSIGLQRNKNTIGLVTGLGLQLQSYRLDDNTTIVKGNDGVISPEYLYFNDNQKSKLAVEMITMPLLLEFQIPINHYDNRLFFSAGVVGSLRLSSHTKIKYKEKKKEKLKVVDDFSMHRFKYSVMVRTGYRWFNVFASYDLVPLFKTDKGPELTPFTFGITLFQL is encoded by the coding sequence ATGAAACACAGAAAGCCCATGAAAAGAATACTTCAAACTCAGATACTCCTAATGCTGTTCCTTTGTTTCTCAGGTTTCGAAATAAAGGCTCAGGATAACGACAGCATTGTTCCGATAGAAAACCCACTGCGTTTTTTACGTAAAATCGATCTTTCGGAAGTTACCCATAACGGCCTGAAATTGTGGCAAGACGATTTTTCGGGGCACTGGGTGGGCATCGATTTTGGTTTTAACATGCTGCTTAACGAAGATTACTCCGGTTACGAGTCGGAGTTTATGGATAACGATATTTTTCGCTCGAATTCGGCGTATTTCAACTTCTTACAACAAAGTATCGGCTTGCAGAGAAATAAGAATACCATCGGCCTGGTTACCGGGCTGGGGCTGCAATTGCAAAGCTATCGCCTTGACGATAATACAACAATTGTAAAAGGCAACGACGGAGTGATATCGCCCGAATATCTCTATTTTAATGATAACCAGAAATCGAAGCTGGCAGTTGAGATGATCACCATGCCTCTGCTTCTTGAATTTCAGATTCCTATCAATCATTACGATAACCGTCTGTTTTTTTCGGCTGGTGTGGTAGGTAGTTTACGGCTGAGCAGTCACACCAAAATAAAGTACAAAGAAAAAAAGAAAGAGAAACTAAAAGTGGTGGATGATTTTTCGATGCACCGTTTTAAATACTCGGTAATGGTGCGAACCGGCTATCGCTGGTTTAATGTGTTTGCCAGCTACGATTTGGTGCCGCTGTTTAAAACCGACAAAGGCCCGGAACTTACGCCATTTACTTTTGGTATCACTTTATTCCAACTATAA